In Monomorium pharaonis isolate MP-MQ-018 chromosome 3, ASM1337386v2, whole genome shotgun sequence, a genomic segment contains:
- the LOC118644743 gene encoding uncharacterized protein LOC118644743, protein MRKSIWNISEKQIRRLAEQKANMIIDSHFESLPNEKPQYSSTVVNCEQTGKQVLTDMEIDKCGAMEEEEEHNNRDVEEWDKVEEKKQEEEIEEEKWEYEEMTADEDHRINEVNEDLAQDTLTEDESDDNIRERDNLKEFANWSVQFNISHVALKPLLKKLKEYPVHENLPLDPRSLLSTPRNIKIRNVLPGKYCHVGLLKGIKSIVSRMSTMPEGLIKISINIDGLPLSKSSQKQLWPILGSVKPFKNVFVIGICYGEEKPKDVNNFLKNFVTEAKHLCTEGICIKGIQLQCTIDSLICDMPAKSFVLCTKGHSGYSSCSSCIVEYINGRVCFPQIRANKRTDDDFRNKVDNEYHNPGITSCLVEIPGFGPVTNVPTDPMHLLYLGIMRRMLYLLINGDLQYRLPNVKVERISSHLNEITPYIPVEFARKPRSLKFIKLWKATEFRQILLYIGPVALRLLRRDIYNHFVTLHVAVRIISDEKLHDLLDYAQELMEHFISSFQLLYGAHNISSNIHQAEHLISYIKKFGPIQHFSAFIY, encoded by the coding sequence ATGCGAAAAAGTATTTGGAATATCTCTGAGAAACAGATCCGTAGACTTGCAGAACAAAAAGCGAATATGATAATAGATTCACATTTTGAATCACTTCCGAATGAGAAACCGCAATATAGTTCTACTGTTGTAAACTGCGAACAAACAGGCAAACAAGTACTGACAGATATGGAAATAGATAAATGTGGAGCTatggaagaggaagaagagcaTAATAATCGGGACGTTGAAGAATGGGATAAGGTGGAAGAGAAGAAACAGGAGGAAGAAattgaagaagaaaaatggGAATATGAAGAAATGACGGCTGATGAAGATCACAGAATTAACGAAGTGAATGAAGACCTTGCACAAGATACATTAACTGAGGATGAAAGTGATGACAATATTCGAGAAcgagataatttaaaagaatttgcaAATTGGTCAGTTCAGTTTAATATCTCACACGTCGCATTGAAACCACtgctaaaaaaattgaaagaatatcCTGTTCACGAAAATTTGCCTTTGGATCCGCGATCATTGTTAAGTACgccaagaaatataaaaataagaaatgtcCTTCCTGGAAAATATTGCCATGTAGGCTTATTAAAGGGGATAAAATCTATTGTATCTCGTATGTCAACTATGCCGGAAGGTCTCATCAAAATATCTATCAATATCGACGGTTTGCCATTGTCAAAGTCATCGCAGAAACAGCTGTGGCCTATATTGGGATCCGTGAAACcattcaaaaatgtttttgtaattgGCATATGTTACGGAGAAGAAAAACCAAAGGATgtcaataatttcttaaagaatTTTGTGACGGAAGCAAAACATCTGTGCACGGAAGGAATATGTATTAAAGGTATCCAATTGCAATGTACTATTGACTCATTAATCTGCGACATGCCCGCAAAATCATTTGTTTTGTGCACAAAAGGGCACTCAGGATATTCAAGCTGTTCTTCTTGCATTGTCGAATATATTAATGGAAGAGTGTGTTTTCCACAAATCCGTGCTAATAAAAGAACAGATGATGATTTTAGAAACAAAGTCGACAACGAATACCACAATCCCGGAATTACCAGTTGTTTAGTCGAAATTCCTGGTTTTGGTCCAGTAACAAACGTGCCAACTGACCCAATGCATCTATTGTATTTAGGTATCATGCGCAGAATGCTCTACCTATTAATAAACGGCGACTTGCAATATCGGCTTCCAAATGTCAAAGTCGAGCGAATATCTTCTCATTTAAATGAGATTACACCGTACATTCCTGTTGAATTTGCGAGAAAGCCGAGATCactaaagtttataaaattgtggAAAGCTACTGAATTCcgacaaattttattgtatataggACCAGTAGCATTACGATTATTACGTCGTGACATTTacaatcactttgtgacattGCACGTGGCAGTGAGAATTATAAGCGATGAAAAATTACACGATTTATTAGATTACGCACAAGAACTTAtggaacattttatttcatcttttcaGTTGCTGTATGGGGCTCACAATATATCGTCAAATATTCATCAGGCTGAGCATCTCATTtcatatattaagaaatttggTCCCATTCAGCATTTTAGTGCATTTATTTACTAG
- the LOC105840270 gene encoding protein ALP1-like translates to MAPQLFEALLTLVGPVIVKEYIIREPISPETRLQITLRYLALGDNMKSLSYAFRIAHNTISKIVSETCNAIWNGLKLFVFLEDNEENWKSIANEFQRLWNFPNCIGAIDGKHVQIQAPPNSGSTYYNYKDHHSINLLGISDANYCFTIVDIGAEGRQSDGRVFRNSEIEKRFKANSFKLPKPKCIEIDGPELPYVLVADEAFPLCMYMMKPYPRSGKLDIGKKVFMYRLSRARRVVESAFGMLVTRWRIYRRPIIANVSNVRKIIQATVALHNFIIKNEEKLTGRKSYLHITEEDVRMSRGVCDMLLYGGRSSNNAITLREAYSTYFQGTGALDYQWEKALQNDF, encoded by the exons ATGGCACCTCAATTATTTGAAGCATTATTAACATTGGTTGGACCAGTCATcgttaaagaatatattattcgtGAGCCTATTTCGCCTGAAACTCGGCTTCAGATTACACTGCGCTATTTAGCATTGGGAGATAATATGAAATCCTTGTCATATGCGTTTAGAATCGCACACAACACGATCTCAAAAATTGTATCCGAGACTTGCAATGCTATTTGGAATGGTCtcaaactttttgtttttcttgagGATAATGAAGAGAATTGGAAATCTATAGCCAATGAATTTCAACGATTGTGGAACTTTCCAAATTGTATAGGCGCCATCGATGGAAAGCATGTTCAAATTCAG GCTCCGCCAAATAGCGGAtcaacatattataattataaagatcaTCACAGCATTAATCTTCTCGGAATTAGCGATGCAAATTATTGCTTTACCATAGTCGATATTGGTGCCGAAGGCAGGCAAAGTGATGGAAGAGTTTTCCGCAACAGTGAAATTGAAAAACGCTTCAAAGCTAATTCGTTCAAACTACCAAAGCCAAAATGCATTGAAATTGATGGTCCAGAATTACCATATGTATTAGTAGCGGATGAAGCTTTCccattatgtatgtatatgatGAAACCATATCCGCGAAGTGGAAAACTCGACATtgggaaaaaagtttttatgtaTAGACTTAGTCGTGCAAGAAGAGTTGTGGAGAGCGCTTTCGGTATGCTAGTGACTCGATGGAGAATATATCGAAGGCCAATTATCGCAAATGTCAGCAATGTACGCAAAATTATACAAGCGACTGTAGCACTGCACAATTTTATCATCAAAAATGAAGAGAAACTAACTGGAAGAAAATCATATCTACATATAACTGAAGAAGATGTGCGTATGAGTCGTGGAGTTTGCGATATGTTACTTTATGGAGGCCGAAGCAGTAATAATGCTATTACATTGAGAGAAGCGTATTCGACATACTTTCAAGGTACAGGTGCGTTAGATTACCAATGGGAAAAAGCACTGCAAaacgatttttaa